The segment ATAAGAAAGGGTACAGAGTTCAGGCTTGGAGAGGTTGAAGGGTGCTTGATTACTCACGAGCATGGCGATCATATTAAAGCAGCTGTTGATGTCGCTAGAGCTGGAATAGATTGTTATATGTCAAAGGGTACATTT is part of the Orenia marismortui DSM 5156 genome and harbors:
- a CDS encoding MBL fold metallo-hydrolase; the protein is MIDITTLASGSKGNCYYITDGSTPLLLECGISIKEIRKGTEFRLGEVEGCLITHEHGDHIKAAVDVARAGIDCYMSKGTF